The genomic stretch AGGAAGTATGGGAATGCCAATGCATGGCGGTATTGTACTGATGTTTTTGATTATCTGACACTATCAGCAATTATAGATGGCACTGTAAGTGTAACCACCCTGCAGCagcccatctctctctctcactctctctctctgtctgaATACTGCAGTCCTTTTCGTCCCTAGATCTCTGTTTATTTATGTAGATGGGTCTGTATTTGCATCTGCTTCAATAACGTTGaaacttgatgttttttttaatcctctAGGTGCTCTGCGTCCATGGTGGTCTTTCTCCTGACATCCGAACTATCGATcaggtgtttttcttttctttgtagtAGTTTAGCTGAAGAACTGTGCATTTCGGCAATACACAAtgtagagagagagggagtcTCCATTGGGGTGCAGTATGTTGGACTATAATTTCCTGCTGCTTTTTTTTCTCATGGTTTGTACTGATACATTTTTTTTGTCCCTATCACATGGCAGATAAGAGTAATTGAACGGAATTGTGAGATTCCACATGAAGGGCCATTCTGTGATCTCATGTGGAGTGATCCTGAAGATATAGAGACATGGGCAGTTAGCCCCCGGGGAGCAGGTTGGCTTTTTGGGTCTAGGGTCACTTCTGAGGTAATGAACCTGGCCTCTCAGAGGAACATGTCCCATTCACTGTAAACAAATGTCATATTGATCTGacagttggttttttttttttttttttttctgtagttcAATCACATTAACAATCTTGATCTGGTATGTCGAGCGCACCAACTTGTACAAGAAGGTCTCAAGTACATGTTTCAAGATAAAGGCTTAGTTACTGTATGTACTCTGAAACTTAAATTCATATGCTTTCAAACATATCCAAGCCAGCTTGGTAATTTTTTGTCTGTAAAATTTTCAGGTCTGGTCTGCACCAAATTACTGTTACCGTTGTGGAAATGTAGCTTCTATATTGAGCTTCAATGAGAATATGGTGAGTATAAGAGACCAGTTTACTGCCtatgtttttttgtgtgatCGAGGGAGGCATGCTATTATTGGTTGCatggaaaacattttcattgcaagtgagaaaaaaaagagagcttaATCGCGTTTGTTTCcttattttattcaatgatGCGTGATATTTAATTGTCTGTTCTTGGTACTTTTGTTAATTTAGAGATGATTTATGTGCATGCTTAATAAGGTCATTGCTAAGTTATGAAGTTACTATTCTAAAGAATTATGTTGCACTGCTGCACCTTCATGTTTTCAAACCCAATATACCCTTGTTAGTGTCCTTGTTTTCTGCTTGTGAATTCAGTTGGTTCATATGTATTCATATTTTGTGTCGTTTCATAGGAGAGGGAAGTGAAGTTTTTTACAGAAACGGAGGAAAACAACCAGATGAGAGGGCCCAGGACAGGAGTTCCATATTTCTTATGAATGGGGAGAATAATTTGCTGCATTACTTGTAAAATCGTGGAAGCACCATTGCTGCTTATCTTGGAAGACATTTATTTAAAGTTGGGGGACTGGAGAATACGTCCTTGTTTACATGCTCGCAGATGGACCTTCCATTTGTGCTTGGGGTGGAGCCTCTCCCATTCTCCCAAGGCTTCTACTGGGGATTTGTTGCCTGTGTATTagagttttctttcttcttcttcttttttcttctaatttatacTTGGGTTATTTGTTAGATAGCGTCGTTTTATTCCAGGATGTTGAATTTCGTTGTGTACCAGTCTACTGTTttaccaaagcttctttcactAAGTCCCTGGATTTCTGCGGAGTACCTTGATTGGTTGGAAGTGAAGAAGCAATATGCTTCTTCAAAATTTCCAAATTAAAGTTTCCATGGCAAGTTTTGACTTGtgaggggggagggggggggggtgatAAAGCGATTATGATGAGGTATCATAAATTTCTCTCTGTTATTTTTTCCCTGTCTGTTCTCTAATTCAAGTAATGCGTGTGTTCCCTCCTGAGAATTCCTTTTCCTGCTTCTGGAGATCTATTTCTTAGTGGTCATTGTTCATTTTACTTTTCGAtgctttttatctttaattaaaacttaattcaaaGTAATTGGCATAGAAGCTTTTCCACAACCTGTTCAGTATAATCAACATAGCCAACTGAGCTAGGTTGCGAGAAGCTCTATTAAATTGCTATCGAGCTGCGACAACCGTTCTTTGAAAAGGCGATGGTGCATCTTCAGTCTTCATGCTCAGGATGCTAGCGAACCAGAAGCTGCATGCTCTCGAGAAATTGCAACACAATGCTCTATAGAAAATGCTTGGTTTTGGGTGGCAGGTCAAGCTTCCACATTCTCTTCCTGTTAATGTCAATGGCAGGGTATCATCTCTCGAGCTAGAGGCGAGGAATTTAATTAGCAAAGCATGTCAACAGAGAAACGTGGAAAGCGCATCCTAATAATCAAAGGCTCAGGAAAGCAAGTCACCAATAAGCTTTCATCACAGAGGAAAAATAACAAGcctcaaataaaagcaaaaaccGCAAACTGGAATCATTTATTCCAAGGAAAGTCGCAAGCGAGAGGGAAACCATTGCAAGATGAAAACTGATTTCATGTTGTTCATGTCATCATTCCCCTGCACAAAACATCGTGCGGGCGCCCAAAGCACTAACCCCTTTAAAGCTTATGCCTAGTAGCAGGAGGTACGTAAATAAAAGGCAAGCAATGATAATATGGTATTCTTATCATGCACGTAGGCATATGAGAAAATCGCTGAAACAAACTGGTTTCGTTCgccttcccaagaaaaaaaaaaaaaaaaagagtatgaaACAGTGATAAGAACTTTATTTCCTGCATCTCTGCCACACAAGCAACTACATAAAATGACGAAAGATGCATTGTTAGTATTCATGTCATGTGTACTAGCCGAATCCAAATGCAGTTGATTGCAAGCAAAATCTCATCAAGTAATTGATGCAAAGAATTAAGTACTCTTGACTGCAACCTTAATCATCATCAACCTCAGCCTTAATCTCCCTTTGTAGCTCCTCTTTGTACTCTTCAAATGTTCCAGGGTAACTAGTCACAGTTCCATCTTCCACCACCCAAATCTCACTCCTCTCTTCATCCTCACATACACGCGATATCAACCTAGAGTCATGACTGACCAGGACAACTCCACCGGTGAATTCATCTAGCGCATCGCCCAAGGCATCAATGCTCTGCATATCAAGATGATTTGTGGGCTCATCCAAGAGTAAGATATGGGGCTTGGACATCGATATCGACGTGAAGACAACCCGAGCTTTCTGCCCGCCTGATAACTTTGCGATAGGGGTAAGATGATTATGGCTTGGCAGTCCAAATTTGCCGAGCTGCCCCCGGACGGCCTCCTGTTTGCTAAGCCCCTCTTGGTCTGGATGCAGATGGAGAAGGTATTGTACAGGTGTTTCATCCATTGTAAGAAGATCCACAAAGTGCTGCGAGTACCTTCCAATCCTCAACTTCTGACTCCGCCTCACTTCACCTTCACTCGGTACCAAATCACCTGCAAGAAGATTCAGGAGAGTGGATTTGCCAGCTCCATTGGGCCCAACAATAGCAACACGGGTCCCCATGTCAATACCCACATCAACATTTGACAGCTTGAAATCATCCCGATTTGGATAACTAAAGCTCACTTCAATGAGCTGCAAGAGTGGTGGTGTAAGCTCAGTAGGTTCAGGAAAGTGAAACTCAACGCTGTAATCTCTCCACTTCTTAGGAGCTTCAGGTGGGGCTTGATCCTCATCAACCTTGCCCTTGCCCTTATTCTTTGCTGTTTCCTTGGCTGCAGCAAACTTTGCTCGATCCTTGACCTTTTCCTGCTGAACCCGATTCCCGCTCCTCTTGGCAGCTTTCATCTGCTTGTTATAAACCTCAAACTTCTTGTTTGTCTCCTTCCGCCTCTGCTCATACCCAACCTcaaaatcattgaaatttcCACGATAGGAGTTGAGTTTCTGATCATGTAGATGAATAACGTCATTGCAAACTGTGTTGAGGAAATCTCGGTCATGTGAGACAACAACCACAGTTTTCTTCCAGCGGCACAGATACTCCTCCAACCAGAGAACAGCCCTTAAGTCAAGATGGTTGGTAGGCTCATCAAGCAATAAGAGGGTTGGCTGCACAAAAAGTGCCCTGGCCAGAGAAATTCGCATCCTCCAGCCACCACTAAATGACCTAGTCGGACGGCCCTGCATATCCTTGGTAAAACCCAATCCAGCAAGAATCTTTGATGCCTGAGATTCGGCAGCATCTGATCCCATCAACTGCAATTTATCATACAATTCAGCAAGCCTCTCTCCagcatcatcttcatcatcaccaCCAATGTTTTCACCCTCAGCAGCAAAAGTGGATTTCTGCAGCAAGGAAACCTCTTCTCGGAGTTTCACGAGTTCTTCATTGGCAGAAACAACTGCTTGCAAAGCTGTTTTGTCATCACCAATTACCTCCTGTTCAACCAAAAGCACATCAATATTCTTGGGCACAGGAATCTTCCTCCAAGCAAGGAGCTTCAATAGTGTAGACTTGCCCATTCCGTTGGGTCCTACCAAACCATATCTTCTTCCATGAGCTATCTTCACAGATGCATTTTTAAGTAGTTCATTTCCCCGAGCAGAGACAGAAAAATTCTCTATTGTTATATCTTTGACATTAGCATCCCCTTCATCTTCCCCATCAAGGACAGAAGCCCGGCTCCCAATGACAACCGTGAAAGCATCATGGTCATCTTTAAGGGCCTCCTGCTTCGCATGCTTAATGGCATGGGCAGTGAGAAGTTCCTTCTTTTCACGCTTTTTTAACTCCTTATCTGACAAGGGTACATCAAGTGGCTTCAATTCAGACCTCCGCTGACTGGTTCTCTTGCTTGTACCATCCTGTTGTTGCTCTTCTTCCAAGCCATTCccctcttcttcatcatcagacGGGGGAAGATCAATGCCGTCAGTGTAAGTAGGAGCTGACCTTGGCTTGGGCTTACTAGATGTTAAGGTTGAGGAAGAGCCTTTCTTAGGTTTGTCAGGTTTCTGGTCCATACTGGCCAACATGGCAGTGACTGATAGTTTCTCTTTCTTCCCATCTTTATTGCTAGCCTTAGCCTTTGAGGGTGCACCGCTAGCGTCCTCCTTTTGCTTCTTTCCCATTGCAGCTGCGGGTTAGCCTGGTAAGAAAAGCAATGAATAATTTAGTACTATTTCAAAATCTCTACCATAAAAGCTAAATGATGCAGCTGTATCGAAACCAAAATGAAGAACGAAAACATCTGAGCACATaaatcattgataaaaaaaataaaaatacagacTGAAAGTATGTTCAGAGAAGAACTTTAAAatagaaaggaaagaaacaatGAATTACAAGAAAGCATTCATTAAGGGGAGACAAGGACTGAATAGGGTTTTAAGGGCATATTAATGATAAGTTAATTGTAAACTTGTTAATTAGTTATGTGCTAAAACAACAACACAGCAGCATGATGATAAAAGGATTATAGTTCTATCCTACTACAGGATTACtattatcaaatcaaatcttaatcattgttattgttatcaACAGATTAATTCAATAAACAGAAACCAAACGAGATTTGTTAAGGgaataacaatgataaaatagATCTATTCTACTGATTAATTGGTAAAGGTAAAGACTTGAAATTCCTTGGAACGAAAgaagcaaagaaagaatcatccCATTCGTAATTCGATTCCatactttaaaagaaaataaagaattttgtTAACCTGATTGATTACTACTGTGAAGCTAATTAATTGatgaaacaagaagaagaaaggaatcgctacctatctatctatctatagatagctttatctctctctctttctctaaaaGTAGAACGAACACACGCACGCATAGACACAATAACGGAGTTTTCTCCTTCCAGTTGCGTGCATATATGTGTATATGTAGAGCCGTGGGGAAAAGAAATGGGGGGCGAGCAGAGCAGAGCAGAGTTTTTGGGTTTTAAGACAAGAAGACCCGAAGACAAATCAAACAACGTTTAGAAGTCGGTTTTCGCTTTCTCTCACTTTCAATTcgatgtatgtatgtatgtattatgATAATCTATTGTATTGTCGGCTGTATTCTATTCTATGTATTTGTCTTGCTTTCCTTTGGGCCTTGTCGTTTCCTTTTTTGTGCGCATGGGCCTTTTCCCGCCCCAAGTCATTTTACTTTCTTGTCGTTGGGTTTGGGCCTGGTCTTTCCTAATTGGTTCTAagcctcttctttctttctttttttttttttttttttggtatacaACGTCCTCCTTTGTTAGAGATTATTACTAGTAGTAGGGGttattacatattaaaaaaactaaaaggcataAGTGATTTACGTGGCTCTggatacaagtttttttttattttattaaaacagtATACATATGTTTTCATCcagaaaaaactaatttgaccTGCCagagttaaatttttctttttcagaggATATATTAGTTATTGCAGAATTTATTGGGTATAAATTGGTGaggtaacattttttaaaaaaattaaaataactatttttctcttcaaaaaaaaaaaagttgctctttgatcattttttaaaaaatacaataaagttaTGGTCATGTCTTTTGGAGGgggaaacaaatgaacatgtacAGATAAGcttctctatcttttttatttaaaataaaaatgaaatgtcAGGATAACCCttgggataaaaaagaaaaaagaaagaggttaGTTTCAAGGgagttttagtaattttttacttgctttttttgttatttttcaatttaattagggGCGTTTGGTAATTTTcagttattaaatattatttaaaaaatttattaatatgtgCAAGTATGAGTCAAGTCCCCGTGCCATTCAAGTGTTGCGTGAGGGCTCGACCAGTGATCAAAATCCTGCTTTTGTTGCAACATTGGGAAAGGCGAGTCGTCCTCTTTTAAGGCGGTGTAACGTATGTTTATGGAGGAGGTTCAATTAGGCtacaatgaagttttttttttcttctttcttctttcttctttcttctttcttctttcttctctttcataCCCTTCAAATTTACGCCTAACCTTTGAATAAACAATTGTGTCCTTATGTTTGtagttttatcaattttgatccttcttcttttgattactaattATTTAGCTTTTGATGTCTTTtgaagtttagttttttaatttcatcctagatattttattcaatttgattttttttttaatctaatttggCCCCTCTACTTTTGATTGctctgtttttgtattttatacatttcttgattattatttttatgcaatCTCGTACCTTACCCATTttattgcattaattttttttaattcatttcttgTCCtcgttcttttaattgttatattcttatccttttcttgacttttttttttttaaaaaataaaaaaaaattatccctcaacatttatttcatttgatttttttaattaatactttttttcaatttagcccctaattattttgtttttatatcatgtttagTGTGCAttgtttggattttaaattgttttatgttttgatattttactttttttttttttttgtggttatcTTCCAATAAGGTAATCttttattgaaatgttttttttttttttttttttttgtaattctcgTTATTTGATTATTAGGTCATTAGCTTCAttatttgttctattttttaaaaaaatatcttggtaatagattaattagattaacctccatattgttgttgttattatatgAAATGGGCCGGGGAGCTACTGATTCaaagaatttcttttttgaaactAATTAATATAATGTACTCTTTAGTCATGATTAATGAGAGAAAAAACCATGTCAAATAGTAGGTTTTTTAATatctatggattttttttcgttttgaaACCAATTCTTAATTAAGACGTGATTATTATGTACTAGATAAACCTGTTATAACAAGTTAACACTActaatttaaatcatattagAAAATAGTTATAAATATTGGACGATTAAATTACTAGTAATTGAGtagcttttaaatttaatggcTAATAAATCAtctatttaaatctaaaaactcTATAATTTCTCAAAATAGGTTATGAGATTTTTAAATGGAGATCGTAAAGGCTAGAACAAATGACGTCGCTTCATGCATGCAAGAATATATTCAAGCTAGCATTTAATTACTTTGCCACTACAGTAACAAAGCGTTGGAGTATTTATTGAACAAGAGAGATGAAAAGTTATAATGCATGGAGGATTACTTTGGAATTGAAGTTAGATCCTTATGAACGAAATGGGATTGGAAATGAAGCTAGACGAAAAGGATGacctgatatatatatatatatatatatatatgtatacacatatatattgattaacatgaatatttatCCATACCTCTCGACTGATATATGTGGGATCCAAGATTTGAAGCAGATGATGAGATTTCTGGTGTCCATGACTCAAAAGTAACGTCGAGCTGAGAGGACGTCAGAGAAGATCAACTCAATCCATGATCATGGTGGTAGGTATATGGACCAATGACTTAGC from Populus alba chromosome 8, ASM523922v2, whole genome shotgun sequence encodes the following:
- the LOC118045120 gene encoding phytochrome-associated serine/threonine-protein phosphatase, with the protein product MDLDQWIAKVKEGQHLLEDELQLLCEYVKEILIEESNVQPVNSPVTVCGDIHGQFHDLMKLFQTGGHVPETNYIFMGDFVDRGYNSLEVFTILLLLKARYPANITLLRGNHESRQLTQVYGFYDECQRKYGNANAWRYCTDVFDYLTLSAIIDGTVLCVHGGLSPDIRTIDQIRVIERNCEIPHEGPFCDLMWSDPEDIETWAVSPRGAGWLFGSRVTSEFNHINNLDLVCRAHQLVQEGLKYMFQDKGLVTVWSAPNYCYRCGNVASILSFNENMEREVKFFTETEENNQMRGPRTGVPYFL
- the LOC118045119 gene encoding ABC transporter F family member 4, producing the protein MGKKQKEDASGAPSKAKASNKDGKKEKLSVTAMLASMDQKPDKPKKGSSSTLTSSKPKPRSAPTYTDGIDLPPSDDEEEGNGLEEEQQQDGTSKRTSQRRSELKPLDVPLSDKELKKREKKELLTAHAIKHAKQEALKDDHDAFTVVIGSRASVLDGEDEGDANVKDITIENFSVSARGNELLKNASVKIAHGRRYGLVGPNGMGKSTLLKLLAWRKIPVPKNIDVLLVEQEVIGDDKTALQAVVSANEELVKLREEVSLLQKSTFAAEGENIGGDDEDDAGERLAELYDKLQLMGSDAAESQASKILAGLGFTKDMQGRPTRSFSGGWRMRISLARALFVQPTLLLLDEPTNHLDLRAVLWLEEYLCRWKKTVVVVSHDRDFLNTVCNDVIHLHDQKLNSYRGNFNDFEVGYEQRRKETNKKFEVYNKQMKAAKRSGNRVQQEKVKDRAKFAAAKETAKNKGKGKVDEDQAPPEAPKKWRDYSVEFHFPEPTELTPPLLQLIEVSFSYPNRDDFKLSNVDVGIDMGTRVAIVGPNGAGKSTLLNLLAGDLVPSEGEVRRSQKLRIGRYSQHFVDLLTMDETPVQYLLHLHPDQEGLSKQEAVRGQLGKFGLPSHNHLTPIAKLSGGQKARVVFTSISMSKPHILLLDEPTNHLDMQSIDALGDALDEFTGGVVLVSHDSRLISRVCEDEERSEIWVVEDGTVTSYPGTFEEYKEELQREIKAEVDDD